The Blastomonas sp. SL216 DNA window GCTCCCACGGGAAAATTCAATCGTTCACCCGCATCATGCCAGCAGATGCCGGGTGGTCAAAGCTCATAACAGCGCCGCTGCCTCCAGCGCCAATAGATAAGATGTCGCGCCGAACCCGCAGATCGTGCCTTTCGCCGCGCGCCCGACGAACGAGACATGGCGAAATTCCTCGCGCGTGTGCGGGTTGGAAAGATGCACCTCGATCACCGGCGTGGTGATCGACCGGATGGCATCGTGCAGCGCCACCGAAGTGTGCGTATAGGCTCCGGCGTTGAGCAGCACCGCCTTGGCGCCTGTCGCCTGCGCCTCGTGCAGCCAGTCGACCAGATGGCCTTCATGGTTGGACTGGCGCATGTCGATGGCAAGGCCCAGGCCTTGCGCGCGGTCTTCCAGCCGGTCTGCAATATCGTCGAGCGTGTCCGATCCGTAGATTTCCGGCTCGCGCAGGCCCAGCAGGTTGAGATTGGGACCGTTGAGAACGAAAATAATGGGTTGGTCGGCCATGCTCTATCCCGTCGTTCGGCCGGATGCCGAAACAAGCCGGGCGCTTATGGGCGAAAGCGCTGCGCTAGGCAAGTTTACCGCCATGCAGGCCGCCCGGGCCGCCGCCATAGAGCCAGTCCCAGCGCGCCATCACCGCATCGGGGCGGCTGGCAGCGGCCCGGCCCAGCGGCAGGCGCATCGCCAGCGTGGCGAGCGGATTGCCCTCGTGGAAATCCACCCCGTTCGATCGCGCCATCGCCTGGATGCGCGCGGTGCGCGGCTGGCGCAGCGCGAAGAAGCGGGCGAGCGCGGGCTCCGGATCGCCCGTCATCGGCAACAGTTCCGCCAGCGCAAAGCCATCCTCAATGCCCATCGCGGCCCCCTGCGCCAGGAACGGCAGCATCGGGTGGCAGGCATCGCCGATCAGCACCGCGCGGCCCTTGTGCCAGGCGCGCATCGGCTTGCGGTCGTGCAGCGCCCAGCGCAGCGGATGCTCCACCCGATCGAGCAGCCGGGTCAGTGCATTCCATCCGGCAAAATCGGCGCGCAGCCGGTCGGCATCGCCGGGCAGGTTCCAGCCCTCTTCGCGCCAATCGGCCTGTTCGGTTACCGCCACCAGGTTCACAAGGTCCGGGCGGATGCGATAGGTCACCGCATGGCGGCGCGGGCCGAGCCACGCGCCGACGCCGGGCGGCGGCGCGGCAGGATCGGCAGGGTCGATCCGCACCAGCGCGCGCCAGGCGACATGGCCGGTAAAGCGCGGGGTATCTGGCCCGACCAGGGTGTCGCGCACCTGTGAGCGAATACCGTCCGCACCGATCAGCAGATCGGCTGAATGGGCGTCCCCCGATGCTGTGGTGATAGCGAC harbors:
- a CDS encoding FAD-dependent monooxygenase, with the protein product MRILIAGAGIAGLAAALALVRKGHAVQVIEQAAALEEVGAGLQLGPNAMCVLAALGLGEAVASAGQAPAAITLRDGRSAREILKVPLGEAAKRRWGAAYVTLHRADLVGILAEALERAQPGALALGVTLAAIDHRPDGVAITTASGDAHSADLLIGADGIRSQVRDTLVGPDTPRFTGHVAWRALVRIDPADPAAPPPGVGAWLGPRRHAVTYRIRPDLVNLVAVTEQADWREEGWNLPGDADRLRADFAGWNALTRLLDRVEHPLRWALHDRKPMRAWHKGRAVLIGDACHPMLPFLAQGAAMGIEDGFALAELLPMTGDPEPALARFFALRQPRTARIQAMARSNGVDFHEGNPLATLAMRLPLGRAAASRPDAVMARWDWLYGGGPGGLHGGKLA
- the aroQ gene encoding type II 3-dehydroquinate dehydratase, giving the protein MADQPIIFVLNGPNLNLLGLREPEIYGSDTLDDIADRLEDRAQGLGLAIDMRQSNHEGHLVDWLHEAQATGAKAVLLNAGAYTHTSVALHDAIRSITTPVIEVHLSNPHTREEFRHVSFVGRAAKGTICGFGATSYLLALEAAALL